NNNNNNNNNNNNNNNNNNNNNNNNNNNNNNNNNNNNNNNNNNNNNNNNNNNNNNNNNNNNNNNNNNNNNNNNNNNNNNNNNNNNNNNNNNNNNNNNNNNNNNNNNNNNNNNNNNNNNNNNNNNNNNNNNNNNNNNNNNNNNNNNNNNNNNNNNNNNNNNNNNNNNNNNNNNNNNNNNNNNNNNNNNNNNNNNNNNNNNNNNNNNNNNNNNNNNNNNNNNNNNNNNNNNNNNNNNNNNNNNNNNNNNNNNNNNNNNNNNNNNNNNNNNNNNNNNNNNNNNNNNNNNNNNNNNNNNNNNNNNNNNNNNNNNNNNNNNNNNNNNNNNNNNNNNNNNNNNNNNNNNNNNNNNNNNNNNNNNNNNNNNNNNNNNNNNNNNNNNNNNNNNNNNNNNNNNNNNNNNNNNNNNNNNNNNNNNNNNNNNNNNNNNNNNNNNNNNNNNNNNNNNNNNNNNNNNNNNNNNNNNNNNNNNNNNNNNNNNNNNNNNNNNNNNNNNNNNNNNNNNNNNNNNNNNNNNNNNNNNNNNNNNNNNNNNNNNNNNNNNNNNNNNNNNNNNNNNNNNNNNNNNNNNNNNNNNNNNNNNNNNNNNNNNNNNNNNNNNNNNNNNNNNNNNNNNNNNNNNNNNNNNNNNNNNNNNNNNNNNNNNNNNNNNNNNNNNNNNNNNNNNNNNNNNNNNNNNNNNNNNNNNNNNNNNNNNNNNNNNNNNNNNNNNNNNNNNNNNNNNNNNNNNNNNNNNNNNNNNNNNNNNNNNNNNNNNNNNNNNNNNNNNNNNNNNNNNNNNNNNNNNNNNNNNNNNNNNNNNNNNNNNNNNNNNNNNNNNNNNNNNNNNNNNNNNNNNNNNNNNNNNNNNNNNNNNNNNNNNNNNNNNNNNNNNNNNNNNNNNNNNNNNNNNNNNNNNNNNNNNNNNNNNNNNNNNNNNNNNNNNNNNNNNNNNNNNNNNNNNNNNNNNNNNNNNNNNNNNNNNNNNNNNNNNNNNNNNNNNNNNNNNNNNNNNNNNNNNNNNNNNNNNNNNNNNNNNNNNNNNNNNNNNNNNNNNNNNNNNNNNNNNNNNNNNNNNNNNNNNNNNNNNNNNNNNNNNNNNNNNNNNNNNNNNNNNNNNNNNNNNNNNNNNNNNNNNNNNNNNNNNNNNNNNNNNNNNNNNNNNNNNNNNNNNNNNNNNNNNNNNNNNNNNNNNNNNNNNNNNNNNNNNNNNNNNNNNNNNNNNNNNNNNNNNNNNNNNNNNNNNNNNNNNNNNNNNNNNNNNNNNNNNNNNNNNNNNNNNNNNNNNNNNNNNNNNNNNNNNNNNNNNNNNNNNNNNNNNNNNNNNNNNNNNNNNNNNNNNNNNNNNNNNNNNNNNNNNNNNNNNNNNNNNNNNNNNNNNNNNNNNNNNNNNNNNNNNNNNNNNNNNNNNNNNNNNNNNNNNNNNNNNNNNNNNNNNNNNNNNNNNNNNNNNNNNNNNNNNNNNNNNNNNNNNNNNNNNNNNNNNNNNNNNNNNNNNNNNNNNNNNNNNNNNNNNNNNNNNNNNNNNNNNNNNNNNNNNNNNNNNNNNNNNNNNNNNNNNNNNNNNNNNNNNNNNNNNNNNNNNNNNNNNNNNNNNNNNNNNNNNNNNNNNNNNNNNNNNNNNNNNNNNNNNNNNNNNNNNNNNNNNNNNNNNNNNNNNNNNNNNNNNNNNNNNNNNNNNNNNNNNNNNNNNNNNNNNNNNNNNNNNNNNNNNNNNNNNNNNNNNNNNNNNNNNNNNNNNNNNNNNNNNNNNNNNNNNNNNNNNNNNNNNNNNNNNNNNNNNNNNNNNNNNNNNNNNNNNNNNNNNNNNNNNNNNNNNNNNNNNNNNNNNNNNNNNNNNNNNNNNNNNNNNNNNNNNNNNNNNNNNNNNNNNNNNNNNNNNNNNNNNNNNNNNNNNNNNNNNNNNNNNNNNNNNNNNNNNNNNNNNNNNNNNNNNNNNNNNNNNNNNNNNNNNNNNNNNNNNNNNNNNNNNNNNNNNNNNNNNNNNNNNNNNNNNNNNNNNNNNNNNNNNNNNNNNNNNNNNNNNNNNNNNNNNNNNNNNNNNNNNNNNNNNNNNNNNNNNNNNNNNNNNNNNNNNNNNNNNNNNNNNNNNNNNNNNNNNNNNNNNNNNNNNNNNNNNNNNNNNNNNNNNNNNNNNNNNNNNNNNNNNNNNNNNNNNNNNNNNNNNNNNNNNNNNNNNNNNNNNNNNNNNNNNNNNNNNNNNNNNNNNNNNNNNNNNNNNNNNNNNNNNNNNNNNNNNNNNNNNNNNNNNNNNNNNNNNNNNNNNNNNNNNNNNNNNNNNNNNNNNNNNNNNNNNNNNNNNNNNNNNNNNNNNNNNNNNNNNNNNNNNNNNNNNNNNNNNNNNNNNNNNNNNNNNNNNNNNNNNNNNNNNNNNNNNNNNNNNNNNNNNNNNNNNNNNNNNNNNNNNNNNNNNNNNNNNNNNNNNNNNNNNNNNNNNNNNNNNNNNNNNNNNNNNNNNNNNNNNNNNNNNatatatatatatatatatatatatatatatatataactgtgcAGATGTGCACACAAAATTTCGCACAAAACACATGGAAACACGCATGTGCTACCACAGTAGTCAGGGTCACCATTGGGGGGAAGCGGGGGGCAAGGtatacttctgtactgggccctgatcaaaagaaCATAATTTGTACAAGTCTAGAGCTTTTAATCATGGGCGAAGGGGGCCCAGGAAATGTACTTAGTATGGGACCTAGAAATGTCTGATGGTGGCCTTGGTAGCAGCACAGGTTTAAGCCTATTGTGGCTCATTGATTCACTTTCAATTTCATCTAAAACAGAGTTGAATATATTCAGGAGCTGTGCACAGAAAAGTTCATCCCATCAAAGATTTAAAATTACCTACTGAAACATGAGAAAACAccttaaagtaaaagtttttatcAAAAACACCATTTGGGGTAATGCACCTGCACCTACACCACCTGGAACCTCACACAAACATCAAGCATACAGCATGACCCACCACCCCCCTAATTCACTGCCCATCCTCTGCCACACCAAGTAGTGGTTCCATTTATTTTTCAGGCAGACACCTGAATTGCAGGTGTGACTACAGGTcctgaaaaatatatgtatggaaAAACCATCTCAGCTCCTAGTaattaatatgttttacattttttaaaatatatttgttgtgaGGATTTAATTAAAGTGGGGATAAGTTATACCCTCCATTATCCAGAGATTCATTAGGGCAATAGAGATTGCGCCCTGATGCACCTCTAGGACCGAAAGGGAATGAAGAGAATTTTGCTTAAAAGcatacagcaacaaaaatatcTTAACAAATATTCTTCCCTAGTTCATCCTAAAGTTTAATGCACCACCACTTGTGGCCACAAGATGTCTCTGCTCTACTATTAAAGCCAAGGTAATATAaggtttgtatatttatttatttcttttgtttttatttgttatgtacaaggctaaaaatatttttttcaaatgttgcaATTCTTTATTACTAAGGTAaatattgatttacatttttttaaattatatgtcaATTAAATTGACATTtagtagcataaaaaaatattttcccacttAGCTTATCATATTTCATATCATATCATTAGCATATATTCAGTCTTCCTTTGCCATCCTTTAAGAGACTACACCATAAAACAAAGCANNNNNNNNNNNNNNNNNNNNNNNNNNNNNNNNNNNNNNNNNNNNNNNNNNNNNNNNNNNNNNNNNNNNNNNNNNNNNNNNNNNNNNNNNNNNNNNNNNNNNNNNNNNNNNNNNNNNNNAAAAGTgcatctgatattcaccaaactttccctggtggaaaatcagttactgctatATAAAAAACATGCGCACCatagaatgtttagtgaatgttagatttaccaCTTCATTAAAAAGACTTTCCCTAAAACCTCTCAAAGAACATATAGCTTGCGTATATCTTTCTTTGCTGTTACCTTTCTCTCATACTTCAGGCACCTTTCACACTTGTGGTTGAAGACCCCGCAGTTGGCTACTCCCAGATACTTAGCAAGCTgaatcattttgtgcacataGTTTGAATGGATCATGGTGCGATTCAAGAAAGTGACAAGATTCCCAACCACTCCCtttcacttgaataggagcagttgaaGGTTTAGGTTTGTGGCAGAATGCTGTGGTCAACCAAAAGTCTGAAATGACCCAGAGTGTGTGTCTAATAGACAGTAATAACCCATAGAGAGAATTGTAAACGATCAGAACAAATCAGGTTAGTAGTAAGATAATAGCAGCAACTGCAGGTATTAAATTAGAAGGACAGCCATCTGTTGTAGATGAATGTCAGGATGGAAAAAGTTATTTGCATTTGAGTTGTGTTCCCAGAATCATTTTGCATgcaaggtttttttatgtttgactttatttgttttattagtagtTGTAGTTTATCAATTAGACCCTAAATGACTCATTATATTCTATCATTCAGTTCCATTTCCATTATGCACCCAACAACCAAATTAACTTTAACCCATGACCTGCATTATAGGGTATTGCCATATCATGCATAGCATATTCacacatttgtctttttattgcaTTCCAATGTTGTGcagttttgatttattttacatttaaatgtgctGCCATTTATAAGCTTTCTGCAAGGAAGCAACAATcagtattttttaacattcttcaAAACCTCATAGATGTATATGTACCCTTTGCCTTTTTCAAGTGAACAGACAAAGCTTCCTTTCATGGATAGAAtatttaatggttttattttctttgtgaaagCAGTAGCATAAGAGTGAAAAGCATTTCTGAATTAATAATGCATGTTAATTGGATACACCGCTATTAATACAAACAAATGCATTACATGAACAGAATTTAGACCTGCAATTGATGAGTAGCCATTAAGAATAATAGGCAAGGCATCTTCTACCCGATGCAAGCAGGTTCATGACTTTTTCATGGCATTCAGATTCAGGCCAAGTTGCCTACAGGCTAGTGATGTACAGGTGATCTAATGCTATGTTTTCTTCTAATTTTAGAAATAGTCAAGCAGGGCCAAATTTTACAAGTTGCGAAATCTCCATCTGTGATAATGGGTCATTCTGATGCTAGAAATGCTCATAACTGCCCCCGAACAGCGCTAGGTTCTTGCCCCACCATCTCTCCATCATATTGTGGTGGGATCTTGTAATTTGTGGCCAGCTTTATGTATCACATGAGAACAATAGGCGTTAACTAATAAAATTCTAAAGAAGATTGTACGTGGCTTATACAATCTGACAGTAACATGTGTGGCTGTATTTAAATAATGCTGGATAAGTCAGATGTCTTCTCTCTAAAACAAGGCACTCTTCCGTCTTTGTTCCATAAACCAGGTACAAGGGTTCGTATCCAGCTGAAGCATCTTAGAAACCCATCTGTCCTTTCTTGCTCCCTCTACAAACTCATGCAATGTGAGCTGGCCTGGAAAAGAAATACGATTAGAATTGGTATTTTTACGTATCGTTTGTTATTGGGATGAATGTTTTGACATTGGTCATATAATTTGGGGCTGGTTGTATATATTGTACTGTAGGTAGCACTACTTATCTTTTTCCCTCATTGCAAATTAATATTAAGTTCTTGTGATGTGAGAGTATTATCAGTATGAGTAATAAATGTTGATACAACATAGTATTTATTACCATGATTGTAAAAATGTGGCTTCTGTTtagatttaaagtgtatgcaaatccTGACAATGCATTTGTCTTAATTATATCTGTTCGATAAGAACACAGTTAGCTGTTGAATCTGACTCCAGTGCTGCTCTTTTGATGAGTTACATTGTACATTGAAAATCTCCACCTATGCTATGAAGAGGAGGATGAGActgtaggcataactcaccgcACACCCTAGGGTGACACTGCTGCTCCTCTAGATCAACATACAAACTGCAATGCAGACCATGTTCTTGTTATATATGTATCAAAGGCACTTTACCTGATGATCCCAGGACTCACCAATCTGTCCAATCGCCAAAAGAAGTTGCTCGAGATAACCATAAAGGCAGGGCCAGAATAGGACCCTAAGCACTTAAAAAACGTTGGTGCCCTGATATGTatgtaattcaaaatataaacaatattaaaccataatataaaagtttatttatcgTTAAACAAAACAGTAagatggaaaataatgtttatttttgtatacttcaactttatttatattttaaaagttttctcctactttttttaattgcaaagttCGTTCAGATCCTCAAAATTAATCCTATGTAACACATCTGATTCTATAATTAATAGAGATAAGGCCTCCAGCCTGCCTTGTTGCCTAGTTGTTCTTATGGGATTTTTAATATACTTCAATTGAGAAAATGAACCCTTTTTTTCTGAACTCTCTGAGTGCTcttgttaatattatatatatctgtatgtaattttttcatttaatgtggGGGCCCCTTTTGCAGATCCTGGTTCAGCTGCACCATTTGCAGTATTGCACCATATGGCACATGGACCATGGTAAATTTGGCTATGGAACATTTCTGTGGTGCCCCCTTCCCTTTTATGCCCTAAGGACATGCTTATTTTCCTTAATGGTTAATCCATCCAACAGGCCAGCTTATTGTTTGCAAACCATTTTTGCATACAGCAAATACATCCCGGAACCACCTCCTGATATATTCTCTTTCCCATTCCCATTCTTATTCACATTCATATCCTGGAATGCCTAACCCATAACTTCAAGTACACACCATGTTAATTAAAGAAGAATAGTCACCACTGAGCTTTAACTGAAGGATAACTCTAGCTAAAACTGAGATCACCCACTAATATCCTGGTTGATAATTTAACCTGGAACTATATTGCTGTAAAGTTCTAGCCATAAACCATTGTGCCTCCTTCTATCTAATGATTACcaaattttatatgtttaataatggAGGGGAAAGACATAAAAGTGCATGAAgggaataattaaatataataatacacaaCAAATATGTCaccttgaaataaaataatggctGCTGTAGATCTTACCATCACCATTTTCATCCACCAGCTGAAAGATTCTTTCACAAATGTCGTCAGGGCTCAGTAGTTGTGTGTCCTGGTCCCTCTTCCAGTCTTTCTTAATGCTGTAAATAGACTAACATCAAAGTTAATGTTAAGCATAATTTTTTGAtatcagatttatttatataatccACAGGTTCTTGTTTACATCTCAAAAATAGTTAAAGACTTTTTTCATAAAGTAAGGGATTGCAGAAAATGTGCAACATCCAAGACAGAAGGTTTtctcttttaatgtatttagcagctttaaatgtgtttaatgtttattacaaTAAACTCATATTTCGCAATCCTCATCAACATTccaatgaatatattatttatacctttattttaaacaagGTGTTGTCTCTCACTAGATCTTTGTATTTCTATGCAATGCATGCAAATCTTGGTAACAGTGAGAGGGTCTAACAGGATTCTGCACATAGTTTCTTGAAATCAGTTAAATCAGAGCGTTGGGAATATGGTTGAAAATGTGGTACATTGCTGTAAGGCTGAAATGGACCTTAGGGTATAGCAGcgttttttgtttgtaaaacgTGTTGGGcatcagttttattaaataaattaggctTTAATTGGGCTTTTCAATCTTCAAAGCAAATACAATGTAACATGGTTCCTAATAATTGTATCTTTACCTGGATAATCTCTCTTAGCTCTTTCTTGTCTACACAGCCATTGCCATCcttatcatatattttaaaagaccATTTCAATTTATGTTCTAGCTTCCCGCGAAGAGCGAGATTCAGGGCAGCCACATATTCCAGAAAATCTATTGTGTTGTCCTGGGAGAGAA
The genomic region above belongs to Pyxicephalus adspersus chromosome 9, UCB_Pads_2.0, whole genome shotgun sequence and contains:
- the LOC140338629 gene encoding guanylyl cyclase-activating protein 2-like; translated protein: MGQNQSIAKEEIDVADLQEMYKKFVTECPSGALYLHEFKRFFGISTNNEASQFVDRVFTSFDRNGDNTIDFLEYVAALNLALRGKLEHKLKWSFKIYDKDGNGCVDKKELREIIQSIYSIKKDWKRDQDTQLLSPDDICERIFQLVDENGDGQLTLHEFVEGARKDRWVSKMLQLDTNPCTWFMEQRRKSALF